GGTTCATGTTGTTCTCAGTGAATTTCTGATTGAGTAATGCAACGCTGTCTGGATCGTTTTCGTTAAATTCCACTTCACCAGAGAATGCCACCATTGCTGCAATACGCTGATAACCATGCTCGGTAATGTATTTATCAAATGCCAGTTTATAGCGTACCGCTTCTTTACGAGAGCTCGTCACCACCATGGCTTTTGCCTGACCACCTAATAAGTGCATCACATGGTTTTTGTAATGCTCAACAATCACTTTTACTTTCTGTGAAATGTTGTAATCGTGCAAGCGTACCCACTGGTTAAGCTTGGTTTTGGCTTTCTTGCTGTCTACCTCTTTATCTGCGGCTTCCATCTTCTGAACCAGCTTATATGCCACTTGATAGCTGGTGTAGTTCTTGAGTACGTCTAAGATAAAGCCTTCTTCGATTGCCTGACGCATAGAATACACATGGTAGGCGTGTGGCTTGTTGGTTTTCGACGCTGGTTCATCAGGATTTGGCAAGCGACCAAACAACTCTAAGGTTTTCGCTTTAGGTGTTGCAGTGAACGCATAGTAATTAAGATTATTACTGTTCTTACGTGCCGCCATAGTTGCATCAAGAATATCTTCTGACGATAACATCACATCATCATCGGCTTCTTCGGTCATCAACACTTCTTTAAGCTGACGAGCGGTAGAGCCGCTTTGTGATGAGTGGGCTTCATCGGCAATCACCGCATACTTACGCTGCTTTAAGCTCACGCTGTTTTCAATCGCACGCAGTACATACGGGAAGGTTTGAATCGTCACAATGATAATAGGTTGTGAGTTCTCTAGCGCAGCCGCCAGCTTTTCAGATTTAGAGCCGTCACCTTCTTTGTTGTTGATGCGTCCTACCACACCATCAGCATGTTCAAACTGATAGATAGTATCTTGAAGCTGATCATCTAATACTGTGCGGTCTGTTACCACAATTACTGAATGGAACTGCTTTTCACCTTGATCATCATAAAGGGTAGAGAGTTGGTGGGCTGTCCATGCAATGGAGTTTGATTTCCCCGAACCCGCACTGTGCTGAATGAGGTATTTATTACCTGTACCTTCAGCAATGGCTGCACCGATAAGTTTACGCACCACATCCCACTGATGGTAACGAGGGAAGATCAGGGTTTCTTTCTTGTACTTGCGTCCTTCCCAATCTTCTTTTTCTTCAATTTGCAAGTGAATGAAACTACCTAAGATTTTTAGTAAGTTCTCAGGCAGTAATACTTCATTCCACAGGTAATCAGTAGCGTAGCGGTTTTCATCTTCAGGTACATCGTTACCTTTACCACCTTCTTTTGTACCTTTGTTAAACGGCAGGAAGAAGGTGTCATCACCAGCGAGCTTGGTTGCCATGAAGACTTCGTATTGGCTGACAGCAAAGTGTACCAATGCACCACGTTTGAAGGTCAGTAATGGCTCTGGCTTTTTGGTTTCAGGATCTTTAGGTAAACGAGTTTGCTTGTATTGCTTAATGGCGTTGTGTACCGCTTGTTTGAACTCAGATTTCAGCTCAAGGGTTGAGACAGGTAAGCCATTGACAAACAGCACCAAATCAATGCGCCACGCTTTAGCTTTTTTGCCCGTTAGGGCTAGGTGATCGGCAGTAGCATAAGGGCTATAAACTAACTCTGGCACAATACGGCAGATGTTTTGCTCATAACGAGCCAGTGTTTCAGGGTTGAGGTTGTGCTCTGGCTTAAACTGACACAGTGAGAAACGGGCATTACGAATCTTCAAGCCATGACGAAGCACGCCTAATGTGCCGTAAGTGCGAGAAACTGCATCGGTGGCGTTGTTATCGGCTTTTTTCAGTTGTGCCACCAGCGCATCAAGGAAGTGACGCTCGGTGTCATTGGGGTACACTTTGGCAAACTTTTCCCATTCTTTGGGTTGGGTGGTTTGCACAAAGTGAAGTGTATCTTCGCAATATAATGCACGCTCACGATCATAACGGTCAGGTTTACCAAGTTTCCAACCGTTAGCGACCATTTGAGCTATCATCTCATCCTGAAAAATACGTTCTTGAGTGGTGTCATTAGTCATTTAATTTCCAAACCTGACAGAGTTTTTCTAATAATATTTGTTGTCGAGTCTCGATAATATCGGGAGTCCATGTTTCATAGCTCAATACTTGATTGGTGAGAACGAAAGGCGTTGATGAACCATGCTGTAAAAAGTAAGCATTTTTCTTTTTCTCAAAATCGTAATTACTGGCTGCTGAATTTTTGTTGCGAGATAACAGTACAAGATTACCTAAACGGTGAACCCATTGCTGGTGGGTTTCATTCATTGGACACCATGAGCGCCATTCTGATTGATCTGCAATTTTTTGCGGCATAACGTGCTCTACACTGATTTTTGGTAGGTCATAACTGGCTGTACCATCCGATAGTTCAGCGTCTAAGCGCAGTAATACCATCGAGCGAATACGAGACGACAGGTATAAATCACCGTCTAATTGTTTTCGAGCATCGGATTTATCTTTGTCTGTAAGTTGTAATGCGGATTGTTCAAACTCTGAGCCTAAATCAATGGCATCAAGGATCGCTTTATAACGAATTAAGCGATGGTTGACAGCAATACGGTTAATCATTTGTACCGAAGCAACGCATTCTAATTGTTTTAAGAACTCAGCTAATCGTTTTCCGTCTTGACGGTATTTCGCAATGTAATAAATGGCAACGGGCATCCAGTCATTATTGTCAATGCTACTAAGCCATTTTAGGGAATGGTTAATTTGCTGGCTGTATTCGGGATGTGAAAAACTGCGAGATAAAATATCACTAAAAGCATCACTGTAAGGCGTGAGTTTTTCATCAATAAATTGTTCTGGTTTCTCGTTGGGTTTGATATGAGTTTTAAAATCAGCAACTAAATTAGAACGGGATTTTGTGCGCATTTCAATCATACGAATATGAGCAAACAGAGCATTAAAGGCATTGCGTCCTAAGTCTTCTTCTATGTCTTCCCACTTTTTGGTGTAGATTTCTTGTTTGTCATTCGTTGGCGTGATCTCACTGGTAATCAGTGACTTTAAAATGTCAGTAGCACTGAGATCTAACCCTCTATCATTCATAACCGAAAAAATACGATATGCAGAGTCCACATCCAATGTTTTCACGACAACTAAAAAACATTTAACTAATAATAACTGACAAAGGCGTTTTAACGTCTCTGGTGATTCGTTCTCAAGACGCTGTTTGATAGCTAATGCGTTTCTTCGCATGTTCTTTTGACTGTCGTTAAGTATCTCTTGATAGGCTTGTAGATCATTTAATTGGTCTGCTTGCTGAATGTATTGATTAAAGAAAGCTTGATCACGAGAGCGTGTTTTTAAACGAGGCTTATCTTCAGTCATTAATATAGGATCACCCTTTTGAAAAATGGCATTTTCAAGCGCACTTTTTAATTCTGGTGATACTAAAGAACGTAAGACTGAAAATACAATGGTGAGTGTTGTGATACGTTGTTGACCATCAACAATTTGTGACAGTACGCCATTGGGTTTAATTAATACAATACTGCCGAGAAAATAGGGATTAGCGTGCTGTATCTCTTGTGGTTGTTCTTCTAAGAATTGCAGTAAGTCGTCCACCAGCGTAACGGCTTGTTCTACTTCCCATGAGTAAGGGCGTTGGTATCGTGGTATTTCAAAAGAATAGCTATCGCAAAATATTTCTTTGAGTGGGTATTCGTTTGCTTCTAGCGTTTTTGTGGTCATGTGATTTCCCTTTGTCTGCTGCTCAGTTGATTGGGCTTCAATCAGTCGAACTGCCAATCCTATTGTTTAATTCTTAATCATATTACATTGCCCTTTACAGTGACTGTGAAGGGCAATCTGTACTAGAGGTTTCTTAGACGCTGACTTCCTGCTGTACCTCTGTGGTGTTACTGCTGGTGGTTGGTGCTACCCAGTGGCGAACGTCAATCTTGCCTGTTACAGCTGCTGAAATAAGAGCGGTGCGGCGTTCTTGCATTAGTTGGATAGCTTGTTGTGCTTGTTCTTCTAATGTATTGAACGTAACTGTAATTGACTTGATATGCTCTATGATCGAGTTAATTTCATTTAGTGGTGGTAAGGTAAATTTAAGTTTTGCAATCTGCTCAAAATTCAACCCCTCTCTGTTTCCACCTGTTTGAAACGCATCTATTTGTTCTTTAATTGAATTTGATTTCATAACGAATGAGATAAATTCACGAATAGATGTAGGTAATCGCAAAATACACACGTGTTGGTTAACGTTAGCGTCAGGGAAATTAGTAGGAACTAGACAACTTCTGCCTATAGAACCTCCCGTTATATTCAATAGTACATCACCATCTTGGACACTTGTTCCAGCCATTTCATGGTGAATTGATTCATTAATATAAACGGACTCTGACTTTGCTATTCGTAGTCCATCATCGTAGACATTCTGACTTCTAAGAAATAGAACCCCAGAGTCTTGATAAATTTCAGCTCCACCTTTTGGTGTTTTACCACTACCAATTTTTGTCGCATGGAAACCTAAACGAGATACACCCCAATGCTCAGGCACTTCACCCAACCACTCAACACCCGAATCTTTCATTGGTGCGTCAGGGTTTAGCCCTTTTGTGACCGCATTGCTAATCACCGCTTGGCGTTTTTCTTTAAGCAGTTCGATAAGTTGCTGCTGCTTTTCGATAAGCGTGTCGATTTTAGCTGTTTCGTGATCGAGAAAGGCTGCAATAGAAATACTTTCTTGTATACGAGGCAAAGGACATTGAATGCTTCCCAAATGTTCTAAATTAAGCCCATCTCGTAAGTCACCACCAGCCATATTACGAATATTTTGATAATTTGACTTGAGCCACCAAAATAAATAACGAGCGTACTCCAACTGATTCGGAACAATAGCAGCCATAGATTGGTTACAAGTAGAATCTATGCCTAGTTGGGCTACCATTCCTTTAGTCTTCCCCTGTCCTGCAAGGGCGACTACTAGTGAATCTTTTGGTATCCACTTAGCACTGCTATTTTTATAGGCTTGATCTGTAATGTATGTGGATGGTTTTATAATTAATCTTTGATTAACAGAGCCAGAGTTAAGCCAAGGTACAGTACCATTTTCCCAAAAGCTTAAATTGGTTTTAGATGGAGTACCACCAGCATAGATAGTTGAAATCCAGCGAAGACTAACTGATTCCCAATGAGTTGGTAAAACGTCACTCCATTCGATAGATGACTCTTTATAAGTTTCATATGAATGATATGTATTCATTACGAACGTACCTCTTGCAGTAGGCTCATAATCTCATCGCTGACCAGTGCCAAATCTTCATCAATCGCTTCGAGCGCACGAGGTGGTTGATACACGTAAAAATGGCGGTTAAACGGAATTTCATAACCCACAATGCCAATATCACCATCTTTTTCATCACGCTTATCGGCGTTGATCCACGCATCGCTAACGTGTGGCAATACTTCACGCTTCACGTAGCTCTCAATCAACTCTGTGGTGGTGACGTTTGAGTCTAACTGCACGTTTTCGTTATCACGTAGGTCGCCATCTTGTTGGAACTCAACCACTTTACCGTTGTAGTTAAATGATCCGTATAGTGGCTGTGCCGTTTCTTTTAGTACTTTCTTAACTACAGGCTCGGCGTCTGGATTCTTGAACGTTACGGCATCAAAGAATTGCTTCTTCTCTTTGGCATCAAATTTAATACCCGTCGCTTTGAATGCGCCTTTCATGGTGATGTCGAATTGGTTGAAATCGTTGCTTACTACATCTCGACCACCAGCCATCTTTTCACCAACAGACATAGCAGATACTGCGGTTTGTAGTTGTTGAGCTTTATCCATTAGCGAGCGTTGGAATAACCATAACTTGCTGTCTAACAGGTCTTTGATTTGTTTTTCTTTCAGTTCGCTAAACTCAGCTTTGATAAGAGCACGTACTTCAGTTTCAACTTCCGCAAGGTAGCCATAATTGTCTTCGTTCCACGCTGTGCCAAACTCGTTATATAAACGCTCCATCGGCGCATTGAGTGGCTTTGGTGCAAAGCGTAGGCTTTCAATCGCTGCATCGGTGATTTGTGCCGATAGACGCAATGGACGTTCAATGGTTAAGCGGCGGTAACCAAAGTCAGTGCTGTTGAAAATCTTACTGGCGAATGTCTTTGGTGCTTCTGTTTTGCTGATGGACGATTGACGACCACGGTTGGATTTTTGCTCAGCAGGCTTATCAAGCTCACGGGCATCAACCACTTCAAAGTTACCAAAAGTACGGGTGATGAGTTTGATGTCGTCTTCGCTCATTAGGTTACGTTTAGAGCCTAACGATTTACGCATCTTGCCACACAGGTTAGAGCCATCAATCAGTTGAACTTTGTCTTTTCGCTCAGACGTTTTCTTGTTGGACAGTACCCACACATAGGTCGCAATGCCCGTGTTGTAAAACATATCGGTCGGTAGGGCGATGATGCCTTCTAATAAATCGGCTTCAAGGATGTAACGACGGATCTCACTTTCACCGCTACCTGCACCGCCTGTAAACAGTGGAGAGCCATTTAGGATTATACCGATACGACCGCCATCATTTACGCTGCCATCAACGTTATGAGTGTCACGCATCTTGCTGATAAGGTGCATCAAGAACAGTAATGAGCCATCAGATACACGGGGTAAACCTGCACCAAAGCGACCATCAAAACCTTTTAGAGTATGTTCGTCTTTGATTTCACCTTCGATTTTCTTCCAATCGACACCAAACGGTGGGTTAGA
The sequence above is a segment of the Photobacterium leiognathi genome. Coding sequences within it:
- a CDS encoding type I restriction endonuclease subunit R; amino-acid sequence: MTNDTTQERIFQDEMIAQMVANGWKLGKPDRYDRERALYCEDTLHFVQTTQPKEWEKFAKVYPNDTERHFLDALVAQLKKADNNATDAVSRTYGTLGVLRHGLKIRNARFSLCQFKPEHNLNPETLARYEQNICRIVPELVYSPYATADHLALTGKKAKAWRIDLVLFVNGLPVSTLELKSEFKQAVHNAIKQYKQTRLPKDPETKKPEPLLTFKRGALVHFAVSQYEVFMATKLAGDDTFFLPFNKGTKEGGKGNDVPEDENRYATDYLWNEVLLPENLLKILGSFIHLQIEEKEDWEGRKYKKETLIFPRYHQWDVVRKLIGAAIAEGTGNKYLIQHSAGSGKSNSIAWTAHQLSTLYDDQGEKQFHSVIVVTDRTVLDDQLQDTIYQFEHADGVVGRINNKEGDGSKSEKLAAALENSQPIIIVTIQTFPYVLRAIENSVSLKQRKYAVIADEAHSSQSGSTARQLKEVLMTEEADDDVMLSSEDILDATMAARKNSNNLNYYAFTATPKAKTLELFGRLPNPDEPASKTNKPHAYHVYSMRQAIEEGFILDVLKNYTSYQVAYKLVQKMEAADKEVDSKKAKTKLNQWVRLHDYNISQKVKVIVEHYKNHVMHLLGGQAKAMVVTSSRKEAVRYKLAFDKYITEHGYQRIAAMVAFSGEVEFNENDPDSVALLNQKFTENNMNPNLKKRDMRKAFDSDDYQVMLVANKFQTGFDQPKLCAMYVDKPLGGVECVQTLSRLNRTYAGKAECGTFVLDFFNEPDDILNAFQPYYQTAELVDVTNPNLVFDLFEKLRSSGIFLWNEVEQFCVAFLTKKKSNAAVSNICKPAVERWQHRYKSAIEAYIQSKEMFERTKKTKDAVLIANAENAFKECKQEKDRLEIFKKDLGSFVRFFEFMSQIVDYEDKELEKLSLFARYLRPLLHEQNVQEDEIDLSNVEMSHYRLSKIREQDIKLKEDAEDYKLEPTTDVGTAKPKDKKEDFLSRILERLNELFVTDNLTDKDMINYAFTVRDKLSENEAVMTQIANNTREQAMLGDFPQAIDDAVMDSNEAQQEMMMQYLSNPELAKGFARVVFDMLKG
- a CDS encoding DUF262 domain-containing protein yields the protein MTTKTLEANEYPLKEIFCDSYSFEIPRYQRPYSWEVEQAVTLVDDLLQFLEEQPQEIQHANPYFLGSIVLIKPNGVLSQIVDGQQRITTLTIVFSVLRSLVSPELKSALENAIFQKGDPILMTEDKPRLKTRSRDQAFFNQYIQQADQLNDLQAYQEILNDSQKNMRRNALAIKQRLENESPETLKRLCQLLLVKCFLVVVKTLDVDSAYRIFSVMNDRGLDLSATDILKSLITSEITPTNDKQEIYTKKWEDIEEDLGRNAFNALFAHIRMIEMRTKSRSNLVADFKTHIKPNEKPEQFIDEKLTPYSDAFSDILSRSFSHPEYSQQINHSLKWLSSIDNNDWMPVAIYYIAKYRQDGKRLAEFLKQLECVASVQMINRIAVNHRLIRYKAILDAIDLGSEFEQSALQLTDKDKSDARKQLDGDLYLSSRIRSMVLLRLDAELSDGTASYDLPKISVEHVMPQKIADQSEWRSWCPMNETHQQWVHRLGNLVLLSRNKNSAASNYDFEKKKNAYFLQHGSSTPFVLTNQVLSYETWTPDIIETRQQILLEKLCQVWKLND
- a CDS encoding restriction endonuclease subunit S, with translation MNTYHSYETYKESSIEWSDVLPTHWESVSLRWISTIYAGGTPSKTNLSFWENGTVPWLNSGSVNQRLIIKPSTYITDQAYKNSSAKWIPKDSLVVALAGQGKTKGMVAQLGIDSTCNQSMAAIVPNQLEYARYLFWWLKSNYQNIRNMAGGDLRDGLNLEHLGSIQCPLPRIQESISIAAFLDHETAKIDTLIEKQQQLIELLKEKRQAVISNAVTKGLNPDAPMKDSGVEWLGEVPEHWGVSRLGFHATKIGSGKTPKGGAEIYQDSGVLFLRSQNVYDDGLRIAKSESVYINESIHHEMAGTSVQDGDVLLNITGGSIGRSCLVPTNFPDANVNQHVCILRLPTSIREFISFVMKSNSIKEQIDAFQTGGNREGLNFEQIAKLKFTLPPLNEINSIIEHIKSITVTFNTLEEQAQQAIQLMQERRTALISAAVTGKIDVRHWVAPTTSSNTTEVQQEVSV
- a CDS encoding type I restriction-modification system subunit M codes for the protein MPNSNFTQTAAFIWSVADLLRGDFKQSQYGRVILPFTLLRRLECVLEESKDAVVAQADKVKAMNLPEEAQEKMILRATNGLSFFNTSPMNLGKMGQSDIKDNLENYIQCFSTDAREIFEHFKFDEFVGLLDDANLLFKVVKKFATTDLSPSKVSNHEMGLVFEELIRRFAESSNETAGEHFTPRDIVRLTTSLVFMEDDEALTQDGIIRTIYDPTAGTGGFLSSGMEYVHELNPKAVMRAFGQELNPESYAICKADMLIKGQDVSRIKLGNTLSNDQLPADQFDYMLSNPPFGVDWKKIEGEIKDEHTLKGFDGRFGAGLPRVSDGSLLFLMHLISKMRDTHNVDGSVNDGGRIGIILNGSPLFTGGAGSGESEIRRYILEADLLEGIIALPTDMFYNTGIATYVWVLSNKKTSERKDKVQLIDGSNLCGKMRKSLGSKRNLMSEDDIKLITRTFGNFEVVDARELDKPAEQKSNRGRQSSISKTEAPKTFASKIFNSTDFGYRRLTIERPLRLSAQITDAAIESLRFAPKPLNAPMERLYNEFGTAWNEDNYGYLAEVETEVRALIKAEFSELKEKQIKDLLDSKLWLFQRSLMDKAQQLQTAVSAMSVGEKMAGGRDVVSNDFNQFDITMKGAFKATGIKFDAKEKKQFFDAVTFKNPDAEPVVKKVLKETAQPLYGSFNYNGKVVEFQQDGDLRDNENVQLDSNVTTTELIESYVKREVLPHVSDAWINADKRDEKDGDIGIVGYEIPFNRHFYVYQPPRALEAIDEDLALVSDEIMSLLQEVRS